A stretch of Sulfitobacter sp. THAF37 DNA encodes these proteins:
- a CDS encoding HEPN domain-containing protein: protein MSFADAQLEVRGRFTETLQVINRLDPGGPPNLIPSTDPDKSLRGLLLVAIYSAMERGVNAYVEEAMAVATSHAPLVKDCIPEVQAIFHYPRIQSLRDCSYDNSLNKSIELFSMLNEELEFSVASNPFSVRLQNVDGSQMEQCCQLLGVPNFVIGVMEKGRLNNLRERRNAVSHGRESSVQVGGRFSFGEIRTMHSIADTEVERFGSALQAFFEQKGYELNSA, encoded by the coding sequence ATGAGCTTTGCCGACGCTCAGCTAGAGGTGCGCGGCAGATTCACGGAAACTCTCCAAGTTATTAATCGGCTGGACCCCGGCGGACCACCCAACCTCATCCCCTCCACCGACCCTGACAAATCGTTACGTGGGCTACTACTTGTAGCAATATATTCTGCGATGGAACGGGGAGTAAACGCTTACGTTGAAGAGGCAATGGCGGTGGCCACATCGCATGCCCCACTGGTCAAAGACTGCATCCCGGAGGTGCAGGCAATTTTCCACTATCCGCGAATACAGTCACTTCGCGATTGCTCCTATGATAATTCACTCAACAAGTCGATTGAGCTATTTTCTATGCTCAATGAGGAGCTTGAGTTCAGTGTTGCAAGCAACCCATTCTCGGTGCGTCTGCAGAACGTTGACGGTTCACAGATGGAGCAGTGCTGCCAGTTGCTCGGTGTGCCCAACTTCGTTATTGGCGTAATGGAGAAGGGCCGACTAAATAATCTCCGTGAACGACGAAACGCGGTATCTCACGGCCGCGAATCTTCGGTGCAGGTCGGTGGCAGGTTCTCCTTCGGTGAAATACGAACTATGCACTCAATAGCGGATACAGAAGTTGAAAGATTCGGTTCGGCTTTGCAGGCTTTTTTTGAGCAAAAAGGCTATGAACTCAACAGTGCGTAG
- a CDS encoding DUF6280 family protein: MRDFVDGTAFNNEQGNRARKLFAAVVLAALDDAIADDKKYGNGPEQIARWARSRDGREVLSCAGIDPNERVVTGLMEFVGKGVRTSVALSREESERRNAAQQAEAA; this comes from the coding sequence ATGAGAGATTTCGTTGATGGCACCGCTTTCAATAACGAGCAAGGAAATCGGGCCCGCAAACTTTTCGCTGCCGTGGTACTGGCAGCACTGGATGACGCGATCGCGGATGACAAGAAATACGGCAACGGACCTGAGCAGATCGCCCGCTGGGCGCGGTCGCGCGACGGTCGTGAAGTGCTGAGCTGTGCCGGCATCGACCCGAATGAACGTGTCGTGACCGGCCTCATGGAATTTGTCGGCAAAGGTGTGCGGACGTCCGTCGCCCTCAGCCGAGAAGAATCCGAGCGGCGCAATGCCGCCCAACAGGCCGAAGCGGCCTGA
- a CDS encoding folate-binding protein YgfZ: MTHRRILRLSGKDTREFLQGLITNDIDKLAQGAVYAALLSPQGKYMADFLITEAPDGSILLDVAESHGDMLVQRLSLYKLRADVQIEETGLHVHRGLGKAPTDGFPDPRTPEMGWRAYRDAPQTDDAGIDWDALRVAHLVPETGVELTPDTFVLEAGFDRLNGVDFRKGCYVGQEVTARMRHKTTLRKGLAQVDVKGEAPVGTDLLAGEKPAGTLLTQAGGKGIAYLRFDRAKGPMTAGDAQVTWKDADGESSDQGEST, encoded by the coding sequence ATGACGCACCGTCGCATCCTGCGCCTGTCGGGCAAGGACACCCGCGAGTTTCTCCAGGGCCTGATCACCAACGATATCGACAAGCTGGCACAGGGCGCCGTCTATGCGGCACTGCTGAGCCCGCAGGGCAAATACATGGCCGATTTCCTGATCACCGAAGCGCCGGACGGGAGCATCCTTCTGGACGTGGCGGAAAGCCATGGCGACATGCTGGTTCAGCGTCTGAGCCTCTACAAGCTGCGTGCAGACGTGCAGATCGAAGAGACCGGCCTGCATGTGCATCGGGGCCTCGGCAAGGCCCCGACGGACGGCTTTCCGGACCCCCGCACGCCCGAGATGGGCTGGCGCGCCTACCGCGACGCACCCCAGACCGACGACGCCGGCATAGACTGGGATGCGCTGCGCGTGGCCCATCTGGTGCCCGAAACCGGGGTCGAGCTGACGCCGGACACCTTTGTTCTGGAGGCAGGCTTCGACCGGCTCAACGGTGTCGACTTTCGCAAAGGCTGCTACGTCGGCCAGGAGGTGACAGCGCGCATGCGGCACAAGACGACGCTACGCAAGGGCCTGGCCCAGGTCGATGTCAAGGGTGAGGCCCCCGTGGGGACCGATCTGCTGGCAGGCGAGAAACCGGCGGGGACACTGCTGACCCAGGCCGGGGGCAAGGGCATCGCCTACCTCAGATTCGATCGCGCCAAGGGTCCGATGACCGCGGGCGACGCGCAGGTGACTTGGAAAGACGCCGACGGTGAGTCGTCCGATCAAGGGGAATCGACATAG
- a CDS encoding TolC family outer membrane protein: MQMSSLVKLRRAAGVTVLVTALAITGRLAEAETLADALVGAYNHSGLLEQQRAVLRAADEDVAAAASALKPVLRWTADLTQSYREVPQLNVLATSGSSNSLTASINLIAEVLVYDFGASAFRVEATKETVLATRDTLLNVEQQILLRAVSAYMGVIEASEFVALRQNNVRLLTQELRAARDRFEVGEVTRTDVALAEAQLANARSGLAAAQGTLLRAQEEYRTAVGRKPGRLSGPPSLPTIGGDIQAAKALAVRQHPLLRSAQHQVAAAELLIRSNEAAMAPRVTLNGSVGVSEEFGGSDFNRNASVGLGVNQTIYQGGRLSSDVRRSMAQRDAQRANLHVVRFDVEQAVGDAYASFATARAQLEASERQIRAARIAFRGVREEATLGARTTLDVLDAEQSLLDAQSTQVSARASLYIAAYSVLSATGRLTAAHLGLPVQIYDPAGYYNLVKDSPAKNSRQGRQLDRVLRALQKD; the protein is encoded by the coding sequence ATGCAGATGAGTTCCTTGGTAAAACTACGGCGTGCCGCGGGCGTGACCGTGCTGGTGACCGCTTTGGCGATCACGGGGCGTCTGGCCGAGGCCGAAACGCTGGCCGATGCGCTGGTGGGGGCCTATAACCATTCGGGCCTTCTTGAGCAGCAGCGCGCCGTCCTGCGTGCCGCCGACGAGGATGTCGCCGCCGCGGCCTCTGCGCTGAAACCGGTGCTGCGCTGGACCGCGGACCTGACCCAGAGCTACCGTGAAGTGCCACAGTTGAACGTCTTGGCGACTTCGGGCAGCAGCAATTCGTTGACCGCTTCCATCAACCTGATCGCCGAAGTGCTGGTTTATGATTTCGGCGCTTCGGCGTTTCGCGTCGAGGCGACGAAGGAGACCGTGCTGGCGACGCGCGATACCTTGCTGAATGTCGAACAGCAAATCCTGTTGCGGGCCGTCAGCGCCTACATGGGCGTGATCGAAGCGTCCGAGTTCGTGGCCTTGCGGCAGAACAACGTGCGGCTGCTGACGCAGGAACTGCGCGCGGCGCGGGACCGGTTCGAAGTGGGCGAAGTGACCCGCACCGATGTTGCCCTGGCCGAAGCGCAGCTGGCCAACGCCCGAAGCGGGCTTGCCGCAGCCCAGGGCACGCTGCTGCGCGCGCAGGAGGAATACCGCACCGCCGTCGGCCGCAAGCCCGGCCGGCTGAGCGGCCCGCCCAGTCTGCCGACTATCGGAGGGGACATTCAGGCGGCCAAGGCACTGGCCGTGCGCCAGCATCCACTGTTGCGATCGGCGCAACATCAGGTGGCTGCCGCCGAACTTCTGATCCGGTCGAACGAAGCGGCCATGGCACCGCGGGTCACGCTGAACGGCAGTGTCGGCGTATCCGAGGAATTCGGCGGCAGCGACTTCAACAGAAACGCGTCGGTCGGTCTTGGTGTAAACCAGACGATCTATCAGGGTGGCAGGCTGTCGTCGGATGTGCGCAGAAGCATGGCGCAGCGCGACGCGCAGCGCGCCAACCTGCACGTGGTCCGCTTTGACGTAGAACAGGCCGTCGGCGATGCCTATGCCAGTTTCGCAACGGCCCGGGCACAGCTGGAAGCGTCGGAACGCCAGATCCGCGCCGCGCGTATCGCCTTCCGCGGCGTCCGGGAAGAAGCGACCCTCGGCGCGCGTACCACGCTGGACGTGCTGGATGCCGAACAATCTTTGCTGGATGCGCAGTCCACGCAGGTATCCGCCCGTGCGAGCCTTTATATCGCGGCCTATTCGGTGCTTTCGGCGACGGGGCGGCTGACGGCGGCGCACCTTGGCCTGCCGGTCCAGATTTACGATCCGGCGGGCTACTACAACCTGGTCAAGGACAGTCCCGCCAAGAACAGCCGACAGGGGCGTCAGCTGGACCGGGTATTGAGGGCGCTGCAAAAGGACTGA
- a CDS encoding TIGR04283 family arsenosugar biosynthesis glycosyltransferase, producing MRAPISVIIPTLDAADVLPGCLSALMEGLEAGLIRELIVSDGGSSDATGALGQAWGAQVLHGDATRGGQLRRGCAAAQGDWLLILHADTRLQPGWSGRMRDHLMADNRAGWCRLKFDGGGVPARLVSGWANLRSRLGLPYGDQGLLLSRELYDAAGGYPDIPLMEDVAIARALRGRLTGIDVTAVTSAEKYRQRGWLRQGARNLWTLLRYRAGADPARLARSYRG from the coding sequence ATGCGCGCGCCGATTTCGGTCATCATTCCCACGCTCGACGCGGCAGATGTCCTGCCGGGCTGCCTGTCCGCGCTGATGGAGGGGCTGGAGGCAGGTCTGATCCGGGAGCTGATCGTCAGCGATGGCGGGTCTTCCGACGCGACGGGTGCGCTGGGACAGGCCTGGGGCGCGCAGGTGCTGCACGGCGACGCTACCCGCGGGGGGCAGTTGCGGCGCGGCTGCGCGGCTGCGCAGGGGGACTGGCTGCTGATCCTGCATGCCGACACGCGGCTGCAGCCGGGATGGAGCGGTCGGATGCGCGATCACCTGATGGCAGACAACCGCGCGGGGTGGTGCCGGTTGAAATTCGATGGTGGCGGTGTTCCGGCGCGACTGGTCTCGGGCTGGGCCAATCTGCGCAGCCGCCTTGGGCTGCCCTACGGCGACCAGGGGCTGCTGTTGTCCAGAGAGCTGTACGATGCGGCTGGCGGCTATCCCGACATTCCGTTGATGGAGGATGTGGCCATCGCCCGGGCGCTGCGTGGACGGCTGACCGGAATTGATGTCACCGCAGTCACCAGCGCCGAGAAGTACCGGCAGCGGGGGTGGCTGCGCCAGGGCGCGCGGAATCTTTGGACCCTGTTGAGGTACCGGGCGGGCGCGGACCCCGCGCGTCTGGCACGGAGCTACCGGGGGTAG
- a CDS encoding DUF262 domain-containing protein has product MNATKIASELKQQRRTVGFDTYDITAKQLLDMVAEGQIQVAPDYQRHFVWKSDRESALIESVFLGIPIPSLFMATNDDSSWECIDGLQRITTLVNFVRPQFRSGIEDISTHELKISGLEKIPSLNGKKFCDLPETLKLNFLTRPVRITVLNDLSDYQVRFDLFERLNTGGIILHQQEIRNCVFQGEFNEFIKSCAADQRLENVFRKSKREGRGNMEEIVLKFFAYFECRSDFKHSVKEFLNTYMENKTKKFKNKKALSELFDNTMDVLSGALPDGVVRSERKNTTPLLLFEAVSVGVADVISAGNQVNEVALRAVLDDQELKKATSGGTNSNPKLLRRIEIVREAVAA; this is encoded by the coding sequence ATGAATGCAACGAAAATAGCTTCGGAGTTAAAACAGCAGCGAAGAACCGTTGGGTTTGACACCTACGACATAACTGCGAAGCAGCTGCTAGATATGGTTGCTGAAGGGCAGATACAGGTGGCACCCGACTACCAGCGGCACTTCGTTTGGAAGTCGGATAGAGAGTCGGCATTGATTGAATCGGTTTTTTTGGGAATTCCTATTCCCAGCCTATTTATGGCTACAAATGACGACTCAAGCTGGGAGTGCATCGACGGTCTGCAGAGGATCACAACGCTTGTAAACTTCGTGAGGCCGCAATTTCGTTCGGGGATCGAAGATATCTCGACACACGAGCTAAAGATTAGCGGCCTCGAAAAGATTCCAAGTCTAAATGGAAAGAAGTTTTGTGATCTTCCTGAGACGCTGAAACTTAACTTCCTAACGAGACCCGTCAGGATAACAGTTCTCAATGATCTGAGTGATTATCAAGTCAGATTCGACCTATTTGAGAGGCTGAACACCGGAGGCATAATACTGCACCAGCAGGAAATCCGAAATTGCGTGTTTCAAGGGGAATTTAACGAATTCATCAAATCGTGCGCCGCGGATCAGCGATTAGAAAACGTTTTTCGAAAATCAAAACGTGAAGGCCGCGGCAACATGGAGGAGATTGTACTTAAGTTTTTTGCGTATTTCGAATGCAGGAGCGACTTCAAACACTCCGTTAAGGAATTTCTGAACACCTACATGGAAAACAAGACGAAAAAATTCAAAAACAAGAAAGCGCTTTCTGAACTGTTCGACAATACGATGGACGTTTTATCGGGTGCGCTCCCGGATGGGGTAGTTCGAAGCGAACGAAAGAATACGACGCCGCTTCTATTGTTTGAAGCCGTATCTGTTGGAGTCGCTGACGTAATCAGCGCGGGGAACCAAGTCAACGAAGTTGCACTTCGAGCCGTTCTTGACGACCAGGAGTTGAAGAAGGCCACCTCGGGTGGCACGAACAGCAACCCCAAACTCTTGCGGCGAATTGAAATCGTTAGAGAGGCCGTTGCTGCATGA
- a CDS encoding cobyric acid synthase translates to MTRAIMIQGTGSNVGKSMIVAGLIRACMRRGLRVRPFKPQNMSNNAAVTEDGGEIGRAQALQARAAGVAPHTDMNPILLKPQSATGAQVVVQGRMAGQQEAAEFGRNKQTLMPRVLESFHRLGRGADLIVVEGAGSPAETNLRAGDIANMGFATAAGVPVILMGDIDRGGVIAQIVGTQAVMSEEDNAQVRGFAVNKFRGDRSLFDAGRDDIARRTGWPSLGVIPWFDQAHRLPAEDVMDLPARARSGGTGCVIAVPRLPRIANFDDLDPLAAEPGVDLRMIMPGTPLPAEADLVLLVGSKATIADLAALRAEGWDIDLAAHIRRGGHVLGLCGGYQMLGRSISDPHGIEGPPSDVAGLGHLDIHTVMEPKKHLSLKTGHHPASGTALSGYEIHIGETTGPDCARGWLTFDGTPEGAMSGNGRVQGCYMHGIFTSDAFRRAYLTNFGVTSSLVFDRNVEETLDALAAHVERYMDVDLLLSLSEEV, encoded by the coding sequence ATGACCAGGGCGATCATGATCCAGGGCACCGGGTCGAACGTGGGAAAATCCATGATCGTCGCCGGGCTGATCCGGGCCTGTATGCGGCGGGGGCTGCGGGTGCGCCCCTTCAAGCCGCAGAATATGTCGAACAACGCCGCCGTGACGGAGGACGGCGGCGAGATCGGTCGCGCCCAGGCGTTGCAGGCACGCGCGGCGGGCGTGGCGCCGCACACCGACATGAACCCGATCCTGCTGAAGCCGCAATCCGCCACCGGGGCGCAGGTGGTGGTCCAGGGCCGGATGGCCGGACAGCAAGAAGCCGCGGAGTTCGGCCGGAACAAGCAGACGCTCATGCCGCGCGTGCTGGAGTCCTTTCATCGGCTGGGACGCGGGGCCGACCTCATCGTCGTCGAAGGGGCCGGCAGCCCCGCAGAAACCAATCTGCGGGCGGGAGACATCGCAAACATGGGGTTTGCCACCGCCGCCGGCGTGCCGGTGATCCTGATGGGGGACATCGACCGCGGCGGCGTCATCGCACAGATCGTTGGCACCCAGGCGGTGATGTCAGAGGAGGACAACGCGCAGGTGCGCGGCTTTGCCGTCAACAAGTTTCGCGGCGACCGCAGCCTGTTCGACGCGGGCCGCGACGACATCGCAAGACGCACCGGCTGGCCCAGCCTGGGCGTGATCCCCTGGTTCGATCAGGCGCACCGTCTTCCCGCCGAAGACGTGATGGACCTGCCCGCCCGCGCCCGTTCCGGCGGGACCGGCTGCGTGATCGCTGTGCCGCGTCTGCCGCGCATCGCCAATTTCGACGATCTCGACCCGCTGGCAGCGGAACCGGGGGTGGATCTGCGCATGATCATGCCGGGCACCCCCCTGCCCGCCGAGGCCGATCTGGTCCTGCTGGTCGGCTCCAAGGCGACGATAGCAGACCTTGCCGCGCTGCGGGCGGAAGGCTGGGACATCGACCTCGCCGCCCATATCCGGCGGGGCGGTCACGTGCTGGGCCTGTGCGGAGGCTACCAGATGCTGGGGCGCAGCATTTCCGATCCCCACGGCATCGAGGGTCCGCCTTCCGATGTGGCGGGGCTGGGCCATCTGGACATTCATACCGTGATGGAACCGAAAAAGCACCTTTCGCTCAAGACCGGTCATCATCCGGCCAGCGGCACGGCCTTGTCGGGCTACGAGATACATATCGGCGAAACGACAGGCCCGGATTGTGCGCGTGGCTGGCTGACCTTTGACGGCACGCCCGAAGGCGCGATGAGCGGGAATGGCCGCGTGCAGGGATGCTACATGCACGGGATTTTCACCTCGGACGCTTTCCGGCGCGCCTACCTGACGAATTTCGGGGTCACGTCCTCGCTCGTCTTCGACAGGAACGTCGAAGAGACCCTGGATGCGCTGGCCGCGCATGTTGAACGCTATATGGATGTGGACCTGTTGCTGTCGCTCTCCGAAGAGGTGTGA
- a CDS encoding tyrosine-type recombinase/integrase produces the protein MAKRELPKHVYRQRNGIYFQRRGWPSQKFLSEFGTAAFWKEYADILAAKDKPQVIASRSFKALIRSYRKSPRYRNLKPRTGLDYDKHLDFFISIMGDRNPAKLQRKDVIRLRDSNAEKAYFANYSLRVLRVLMEHCVDLGWRESNPARGVSELKTDKREREPWPQELLDTYRATCPLGTRQRLVMELCVGTGQRIGDVLEMRWSDIQDGAVFVRQSKTKKELWVPILPQLQQALEAAERHSVFMVTNERGTNRWSYRGASAAVRKVREQIGAVDYDIHSWRYNAACELVEAGCSDDLVAAVTGQSPAMVLHYTKKVRQRIRAIAAQQMRENRKGR, from the coding sequence ATGGCTAAACGCGAGCTTCCCAAGCACGTCTACCGCCAACGCAATGGCATCTACTTCCAACGGCGGGGGTGGCCCTCGCAAAAATTCCTAAGCGAGTTCGGCACAGCGGCGTTCTGGAAGGAATACGCCGACATACTCGCCGCCAAGGACAAGCCGCAAGTCATCGCATCGCGAAGCTTCAAGGCGCTTATCAGGAGCTACCGGAAGTCCCCCAGATACCGGAACCTGAAACCGCGTACTGGTCTGGATTACGACAAGCATCTGGATTTTTTCATTTCCATCATGGGCGATCGCAACCCGGCCAAGCTGCAACGGAAGGACGTGATCCGCCTGCGAGACTCAAACGCTGAAAAGGCCTATTTCGCAAATTACTCTTTGCGCGTCCTGCGCGTTTTGATGGAACACTGTGTCGATCTCGGTTGGCGCGAAAGCAACCCGGCACGTGGCGTTTCCGAACTCAAGACCGACAAGCGCGAACGCGAGCCGTGGCCGCAAGAGCTTCTGGATACCTACCGGGCCACCTGCCCGCTCGGCACCAGACAACGCCTTGTCATGGAACTCTGCGTCGGGACCGGCCAGAGGATCGGTGACGTTCTTGAAATGCGCTGGTCGGATATTCAGGATGGCGCGGTCTTTGTACGGCAGAGCAAGACCAAAAAGGAACTCTGGGTGCCAATCCTGCCCCAGCTCCAACAGGCCTTGGAGGCCGCTGAGCGCCATTCCGTCTTCATGGTCACAAACGAACGCGGAACCAACCGCTGGTCCTATCGCGGCGCCTCCGCTGCCGTGCGGAAGGTCAGAGAGCAGATCGGGGCTGTCGACTATGACATCCACAGCTGGCGCTACAACGCAGCCTGTGAGCTGGTAGAAGCCGGATGCAGCGACGACCTGGTCGCAGCTGTGACGGGGCAAAGCCCGGCAATGGTGCTGCACTATACCAAGAAGGTGCGTCAACGGATCAGAGCCATTGCTGCGCAGCAGATGCGTGAAAATCGGAAAGGGCGATAG
- a CDS encoding HNH endonuclease: MVKFSEVVPSENDLMGVKAVWGRSEEAVMCFGSRGDAATKNKGHYSQARITAEKAQEQPYFVTIGGGKHVPEELRGRALELVRTTGAYGETTAFVKGEPLRKRLEQWPVAVVLSEVYAIDGEPLLVDELGFDDMNILANAYDRVMRYTDQIHALWNALKDRTVSRRWEVQVPSGFRDPGGVKLIGTLYPKLNIKSSEGIQVWKLSKEIERDPRLKRAVKDRNRAKNDGALCCEACGFSDTSDGMFDAHHLQPLAAGVRESRADDLVVLCPTCHRWAHVKAPDLLSPLTISEVAKAFGSEPSG; encoded by the coding sequence ATGGTCAAGTTCAGCGAAGTAGTTCCAAGCGAAAACGATCTGATGGGCGTTAAAGCCGTTTGGGGCAGATCAGAAGAAGCGGTCATGTGCTTCGGATCGCGAGGAGACGCTGCGACGAAAAACAAAGGCCACTACTCTCAGGCAAGGATTACAGCAGAAAAGGCGCAAGAGCAGCCCTATTTCGTGACGATTGGCGGCGGAAAGCATGTCCCAGAAGAATTGCGAGGGCGAGCCTTGGAATTGGTCCGCACGACTGGAGCATACGGCGAGACAACAGCATTCGTTAAAGGTGAACCGCTGCGAAAACGCCTTGAACAATGGCCGGTCGCTGTTGTCCTTTCCGAGGTCTATGCGATTGACGGCGAACCGTTGTTGGTCGACGAACTCGGTTTCGATGACATGAACATCCTTGCCAACGCATATGACCGGGTTATGCGTTACACCGACCAAATTCATGCACTGTGGAATGCCTTGAAGGACCGCACTGTTTCCCGCAGATGGGAGGTGCAGGTACCCTCCGGCTTTCGCGATCCCGGTGGCGTCAAGCTCATCGGCACTTTATATCCTAAATTAAACATCAAATCGTCCGAGGGAATACAGGTCTGGAAACTCTCGAAGGAAATTGAGCGCGACCCGAGATTGAAACGCGCGGTGAAGGACCGAAATCGGGCGAAGAATGACGGCGCGCTCTGCTGCGAAGCTTGTGGTTTCAGCGATACATCTGACGGGATGTTCGACGCGCACCACCTCCAACCCCTTGCTGCTGGCGTTCGCGAGAGCCGTGCCGATGATTTGGTTGTTCTTTGCCCGACATGTCACAGGTGGGCGCATGTGAAAGCGCCGGATTTGCTTTCCCCATTGACTATCTCTGAGGTTGCGAAAGCATTTGGGAGCGAACCCTCAGGCTAA
- a CDS encoding protein-L-isoaspartate O-methyltransferase, translated as MIDFATRRTMMVDTQVRPSDVTKFPIIEAMLTVPREDFVPTAQREAAYLGENLDLGQGRVMLDPRTLAKMLDALAITDRELVLDVGGAMGYSTAVIAHMAEAVVTVEEDESMAHEAQEALTAAGADNAVVHVGPLAEGAAQHGPYDAIVLQGGVQQVPAALIDQLKDGGRICALFMNGQLGEVRVGRKNSDDVSWRMAFNAAAPVLPGFGREAVFEF; from the coding sequence ATGATTGATTTCGCCACGCGCCGGACCATGATGGTCGATACGCAGGTCCGCCCCTCGGATGTGACAAAGTTCCCGATCATCGAGGCGATGCTGACGGTCCCGCGGGAGGATTTCGTGCCGACTGCACAACGCGAGGCGGCGTATCTCGGTGAAAACCTCGATCTCGGGCAGGGCCGTGTTATGCTTGATCCGCGCACGCTGGCCAAGATGCTGGATGCGCTGGCCATCACCGACAGGGAACTTGTGCTCGATGTGGGCGGGGCCATGGGCTATTCCACAGCTGTGATCGCCCATATGGCCGAGGCGGTCGTCACCGTCGAGGAAGACGAATCGATGGCCCACGAAGCGCAAGAGGCGCTGACAGCGGCGGGGGCCGATAACGCAGTGGTCCATGTGGGGCCACTTGCGGAGGGAGCGGCGCAGCACGGGCCCTACGACGCCATCGTTTTGCAGGGCGGGGTGCAGCAGGTGCCCGCCGCGCTGATCGACCAGCTGAAAGACGGCGGCCGTATCTGTGCGCTGTTCATGAACGGCCAGCTGGGCGAGGTGCGCGTTGGTCGAAAGAACTCCGACGACGTAAGCTGGCGCATGGCGTTCAATGCGGCGGCGCCAGTGCTGCCGGGGTTCGGGCGCGAAGCGGTCTTTGAATTCTGA
- the efp gene encoding elongation factor P, with translation MPKINGNEIRPGNVLEHNGGLWAAVKVDHVKPGKGGAFAQVELRNLRNGSKLNERFRSADKVERVRLEQKDQQFLYEDNGMLVLMDTETYEQVQLSSELLGERRPFLQDGMMIVVEYHEAEALNASLPQKVVCKVVETEPVVKGQTAANSFKPAILDNGVKVSVPPFVGQDEDIVVNTETMEYVERA, from the coding sequence ATGCCAAAAATCAACGGAAACGAGATCCGCCCCGGCAATGTGCTGGAGCATAACGGCGGCCTTTGGGCGGCGGTCAAGGTTGACCACGTGAAGCCCGGCAAGGGCGGTGCCTTTGCCCAGGTCGAACTGCGCAACCTGCGCAACGGGTCCAAGCTGAATGAACGCTTTCGGTCTGCCGACAAGGTGGAGCGCGTGCGGCTGGAACAGAAAGATCAGCAATTTCTCTATGAAGACAATGGGATGCTGGTTCTGATGGATACCGAAACCTACGAACAGGTGCAGCTTTCCTCCGAACTTCTGGGCGAACGGCGGCCGTTCCTTCAGGACGGCATGATGATCGTGGTCGAGTACCACGAAGCCGAGGCGCTGAACGCCTCGCTGCCGCAAAAAGTGGTCTGCAAGGTCGTGGAAACCGAGCCGGTGGTCAAAGGACAGACGGCTGCGAATTCCTTCAAACCGGCCATTCTCGACAATGGCGTGAAAGTTTCTGTGCCGCCCTTCGTCGGCCAGGACGAGGATATCGTGGTCAATACAGAGACCATGGAATATGTCGAACGCGCCTGA